The Amaranthus tricolor cultivar Red isolate AtriRed21 chromosome 6, ASM2621246v1, whole genome shotgun sequence genome has a segment encoding these proteins:
- the LOC130814716 gene encoding E3 ubiquitin-protein ligase XBAT32 isoform X1 has translation MKWRMRFLSIVGNSLGCSASGERLVSAARDGDLQEAKALLEYNPRLVRYSTFGVRNSPLHYSAAQGHHEIVFLLLETGVDINLRNYRGQTALMQACQHGHWEVVQTLILSKANIHRADYLNGGTALHLASLNGHTRCIRLLLADYIPSISCTWIILQKKSKKEYGNSEFNASALHQVINKPADGGITALHMAALNGHFDAVQLLLDLGASVSETTVEDGTTIDLIGAGSTPLHYAAYGGNLQCCQLLIARGASLTAQNANGLTPLMVARSWNRDSILEVLATPKDVQFPTMPSPYLSLPLMSIIKIARDCGWRNSDLVPTCQDPCVVCLEGRCTVASEGCNHEFCTRCALYLCTMSCSSNVAKGPPGSIPCPLCRHGIVSFIKLPGTRLMPKEIGRTSLSLSLCGCSCEKNERASLTIPLCKPPSVVTSSSSTSRVSPLSSSFRSLSCQRFPSMKLNSGCCMGGSETSPSIIAGSVNRSVREQLSKCGRVRLRRSSSHAEGRKSWFCALNQYVATSS, from the exons ATGAAGTGG AGAATGAGATTCTTAAGTATAGTTGGGAATTCCTTAGGCTGCTCAGCTTCAGGAGAACGCTTGGTTTCAGCTGCTAGAGATGGTGATTTACAGGAAGCCAAAGCCTTATTAGAGTACAATCCTCGTCTCGTGAGGTATTCGACTTTTGGTGTTAGAAATTCCCCCTTGCATTACTCTGCAGCTCAAGGGCACCATGAG aTTGTTTTTCTTTTGCTCGAGACTGGAGTCGATATTAATCTAAGGAACTATCGCGGTCAG ACTGCGCTAATGCAAGCATGTCAGCACGGTCATTGGGAGGTTGTTCAGACTCTGATTCTTTCCAAAGCCAAT ATTCATAGAGCAGATTATCTTAACGGGGGTACTGCACTTCACTTGGCTTCATTGAATGGGCATACTCGGTGTATCAGGCTTCTGCTTGCAGATTATATTCCTAGCATTTCTTGCACATGGATTATATtacaaaagaaatcaaaaaaagaatATGGAAATTCAGAATTTAATGCGAG TGCCCTACACCAAGTGATCAACAAACCAGCTGATGGAGGAATCACGGCACTTCATATGGCTGCATTGAATGGGCATTTTGATGCTGTCCAGCTACTTCTGGATCTAGGAGCCTCTGTTAGTGAGACAACTGTCGAAGATGGAACTACAATTGATCTTATAG GTGCAGGAAGCACTCCGCTACATTATGCAGCTTATGGTGGAAATCTACAATGTTGTCAA CTTCTGATAGCTAGAGGAGCAAGTCTTACGGCACAAAATGCAAATGG ATTAACGCCATTGATGGTTGCTCGTTCGTGGAATAGAGATTCGATACTTGAAGTTCTTGCTACACCTAAAGACGTCCAATTTCCAACAATGCCTTCCCCTTATCTGTCACTTCCCCTGATGAGCATAATCAAAATTGCAAG AGACTGTGGTTGGAGGAATTCTGATTTAGTACCAACATGTCAAGATCCTTGTGTGGTCTGCCTTGAAGGGAGATGCACTGTAGCGTCTGAAG GCTGTAATCACGAGTTCTGCACACGATGTGCACTATACCTTTGTACTATGAGCTGCTCATCAAACGTGGCCAAAGGTCCACCAGGTTCAATCCCGTGCCCTCTCTGCAGACACGGAATTGTGTCATTCATCAAACTTCCTGGAACAAGACTGATGCCCAAGGAGATTGGGAGGACGAGCTTGTCATTGTCATTATGTGGCTGCTCATGTGAGAAAAACGAGCGTGCCTCCCTGACAATTCCTCTTTGCAAGCCGCCTTCAGTGGTTACTTCCTCCTCTAGTACTAGCCGAGTTTCCCCTCTGAGTTCCTCTTTTCGTTCTTTAAGCTGTCAAAGGTTTCCTTCCATGAAACTCAATTCGGGTTGCTGCATGGGAGGATCAGAGACTAGCCCGTCTATTATTGCGGGGTCTGTAAATCGGAGTGTAAGGGAACAATTAAGTAAGTGTGGGCGAGTTAGATTAAGGCGATCATCTTCCCATGCTGAAGGCCGGAAATCATGGTTTTGTGCTCTCAACCAATATGTTGCTACTAGCAGTTAA
- the LOC130814716 gene encoding E3 ubiquitin-protein ligase XBAT32 isoform X2 yields MRFLSIVGNSLGCSASGERLVSAARDGDLQEAKALLEYNPRLVRYSTFGVRNSPLHYSAAQGHHEIVFLLLETGVDINLRNYRGQTALMQACQHGHWEVVQTLILSKANIHRADYLNGGTALHLASLNGHTRCIRLLLADYIPSISCTWIILQKKSKKEYGNSEFNASALHQVINKPADGGITALHMAALNGHFDAVQLLLDLGASVSETTVEDGTTIDLIGAGSTPLHYAAYGGNLQCCQLLIARGASLTAQNANGLTPLMVARSWNRDSILEVLATPKDVQFPTMPSPYLSLPLMSIIKIARDCGWRNSDLVPTCQDPCVVCLEGRCTVASEGCNHEFCTRCALYLCTMSCSSNVAKGPPGSIPCPLCRHGIVSFIKLPGTRLMPKEIGRTSLSLSLCGCSCEKNERASLTIPLCKPPSVVTSSSSTSRVSPLSSSFRSLSCQRFPSMKLNSGCCMGGSETSPSIIAGSVNRSVREQLSKCGRVRLRRSSSHAEGRKSWFCALNQYVATSS; encoded by the exons ATGAGATTCTTAAGTATAGTTGGGAATTCCTTAGGCTGCTCAGCTTCAGGAGAACGCTTGGTTTCAGCTGCTAGAGATGGTGATTTACAGGAAGCCAAAGCCTTATTAGAGTACAATCCTCGTCTCGTGAGGTATTCGACTTTTGGTGTTAGAAATTCCCCCTTGCATTACTCTGCAGCTCAAGGGCACCATGAG aTTGTTTTTCTTTTGCTCGAGACTGGAGTCGATATTAATCTAAGGAACTATCGCGGTCAG ACTGCGCTAATGCAAGCATGTCAGCACGGTCATTGGGAGGTTGTTCAGACTCTGATTCTTTCCAAAGCCAAT ATTCATAGAGCAGATTATCTTAACGGGGGTACTGCACTTCACTTGGCTTCATTGAATGGGCATACTCGGTGTATCAGGCTTCTGCTTGCAGATTATATTCCTAGCATTTCTTGCACATGGATTATATtacaaaagaaatcaaaaaaagaatATGGAAATTCAGAATTTAATGCGAG TGCCCTACACCAAGTGATCAACAAACCAGCTGATGGAGGAATCACGGCACTTCATATGGCTGCATTGAATGGGCATTTTGATGCTGTCCAGCTACTTCTGGATCTAGGAGCCTCTGTTAGTGAGACAACTGTCGAAGATGGAACTACAATTGATCTTATAG GTGCAGGAAGCACTCCGCTACATTATGCAGCTTATGGTGGAAATCTACAATGTTGTCAA CTTCTGATAGCTAGAGGAGCAAGTCTTACGGCACAAAATGCAAATGG ATTAACGCCATTGATGGTTGCTCGTTCGTGGAATAGAGATTCGATACTTGAAGTTCTTGCTACACCTAAAGACGTCCAATTTCCAACAATGCCTTCCCCTTATCTGTCACTTCCCCTGATGAGCATAATCAAAATTGCAAG AGACTGTGGTTGGAGGAATTCTGATTTAGTACCAACATGTCAAGATCCTTGTGTGGTCTGCCTTGAAGGGAGATGCACTGTAGCGTCTGAAG GCTGTAATCACGAGTTCTGCACACGATGTGCACTATACCTTTGTACTATGAGCTGCTCATCAAACGTGGCCAAAGGTCCACCAGGTTCAATCCCGTGCCCTCTCTGCAGACACGGAATTGTGTCATTCATCAAACTTCCTGGAACAAGACTGATGCCCAAGGAGATTGGGAGGACGAGCTTGTCATTGTCATTATGTGGCTGCTCATGTGAGAAAAACGAGCGTGCCTCCCTGACAATTCCTCTTTGCAAGCCGCCTTCAGTGGTTACTTCCTCCTCTAGTACTAGCCGAGTTTCCCCTCTGAGTTCCTCTTTTCGTTCTTTAAGCTGTCAAAGGTTTCCTTCCATGAAACTCAATTCGGGTTGCTGCATGGGAGGATCAGAGACTAGCCCGTCTATTATTGCGGGGTCTGTAAATCGGAGTGTAAGGGAACAATTAAGTAAGTGTGGGCGAGTTAGATTAAGGCGATCATCTTCCCATGCTGAAGGCCGGAAATCATGGTTTTGTGCTCTCAACCAATATGTTGCTACTAGCAGTTAA
- the LOC130814717 gene encoding alpha-galactosidase-like isoform X1, whose protein sequence is MFLSFLFLLAVVVTPNSAQVHHPSTRKNVLALTPQMGWNSWNHFGCKIDEQLIKETADAMVSTGLASVGYEYINIDDCWGELNRDSQGNLVPKASTFPSGIKALADYVHGKGLKLGIYADAGTKTCSQTMPGSLGHEEQDAKTFASWGVDYLKYDNCENQGISVKDRYPKMSRALLNSGRNIFFSLCEWGQEDPATWAPSIGNSWRTTGDIEDNWNSMTNIADKNDKWARYAGPGHWNDPDMLEVGNGGMTTEEYRSHFSMWALVKAPLLIGCDLRSMDNTTFELLSNKEVIAVNQDRLGVQGRKVKKNDDLEVWAGPLTHKRVAVVLWNRGSSPSNITVNWSDIGLKRTAKMYARDLWMHLTRTGVRGYLSAEVSPHAVKMYVLTPCRS, encoded by the exons ATGTTcctctcttttttatttttgcttgcAGTGGTAGTAACACCAAATAGTGCTCAAGTTCATCATCCCTCCACTCGAAAAAATGTCTTGGCTCTCACTCCTCAAATGGG GTGGAATAGCTGGAATCACTTTGGATGTAAGATTGATGAGCAATTGATTAAAGAAACAG CTGATGCAATGGTGTCTACTGGCCTGGCATCCGTTGGGTATGAATACATAAACATAG ATGATTGCTGGGGAGAGCTCAACCGAGATTCTCAG GGAAATTTGGTTCCCAAGGCCTCAACATTTCCATCAGGAATAAAAGCACTAGCAGATTATGTTCATGGAAAAGGGCTGAAGCTTGGAATTTACGCAGATGCAGG GACTAAGACTTGTAGCCAGACCATGCCTGGATCACTTGGGCATGAAGAACAGGATGCCAAGACATTCGCCTCTTGG GGTGTGGATTACTTGAAATATGATAACTGTGAAAATCAAGGAATTAGCGTCAAGGATAGGTACCCTAAGATGAGTAGAGCCCTACTTAATAGTGggagaaatatatttttctcgCTATGTGAATG GGGACAAGAAGATCCAGCAACATGGGCTCCCAGTATTGGAAACAGTTGGAGAACAACTGGTGATATTGAGGATAATTGGAATAG TATGACAAACATAGCAGACAAAAATGACAAATGGGCAAGATATGCTGGTCCTGGACATTGGAATG ATCCAGACATGCTTGAAGTAGGTAATGGAGGAATGACAACAGAAGAATATCGTTCTCACTTTAGCATGTGGGCATTAGTAAAA GCTCCTTTGCTGATTGGATGCGATTTGCGATCCATGGATAACACGACTTTTGAACTACTTAGCAACAAGGAGGTTATTGCCGTCAATCAAg ATAGGCTAGGCGTTCAAGGGCGAAAGGTCAAGAAGAACGATGATCTTGAG GTATGGGCAGGTCCATTGACTCATAAGAGGGTGGCTGTTGTTCTATGGAATAGAGGATCCTCGCCCTCAAATATTACCGTCAATTGGTCTGACATAGGCCTTAAACGAACAGCTAAAATGTATGCTCGAGATCTATGGATG CATTTAACTCGGACTGGTGTAAGAGGTTATTTATCGGCTGAAGTTAGCCCGCATGCTGTCAAGATGTACGTCTTAACGCCCTGTCGTTCATGA
- the LOC130814717 gene encoding alpha-galactosidase 2-like isoform X2, with protein sequence MFLSFLFLLAVVVTPNSAQVHHPSTRKNVLALTPQMGWNSWNHFGCKIDEQLIKETADAMVSTGLASVGYEYINIDDCWGELNRDSQGNLVPKASTFPSGIKALADYVHGKGLKLGIYADAGTKTCSQTMPGSLGHEEQDAKTFASWGVDYLKYDNCENQGISVKDRYPKMSRALLNSGRNIFFSLCEWGQEDPATWAPSIGNSWRTTGDIEDNWNSMTNIADKNDKWARYAGPGHWNDPDMLEVGNGGMTTEEYRSHFSMWALVKAPLLIGCDLRSMDNTTFELLSNKEVIAVNQDRLGVQGRKVKKNDDLEVH encoded by the exons ATGTTcctctcttttttatttttgcttgcAGTGGTAGTAACACCAAATAGTGCTCAAGTTCATCATCCCTCCACTCGAAAAAATGTCTTGGCTCTCACTCCTCAAATGGG GTGGAATAGCTGGAATCACTTTGGATGTAAGATTGATGAGCAATTGATTAAAGAAACAG CTGATGCAATGGTGTCTACTGGCCTGGCATCCGTTGGGTATGAATACATAAACATAG ATGATTGCTGGGGAGAGCTCAACCGAGATTCTCAG GGAAATTTGGTTCCCAAGGCCTCAACATTTCCATCAGGAATAAAAGCACTAGCAGATTATGTTCATGGAAAAGGGCTGAAGCTTGGAATTTACGCAGATGCAGG GACTAAGACTTGTAGCCAGACCATGCCTGGATCACTTGGGCATGAAGAACAGGATGCCAAGACATTCGCCTCTTGG GGTGTGGATTACTTGAAATATGATAACTGTGAAAATCAAGGAATTAGCGTCAAGGATAGGTACCCTAAGATGAGTAGAGCCCTACTTAATAGTGggagaaatatatttttctcgCTATGTGAATG GGGACAAGAAGATCCAGCAACATGGGCTCCCAGTATTGGAAACAGTTGGAGAACAACTGGTGATATTGAGGATAATTGGAATAG TATGACAAACATAGCAGACAAAAATGACAAATGGGCAAGATATGCTGGTCCTGGACATTGGAATG ATCCAGACATGCTTGAAGTAGGTAATGGAGGAATGACAACAGAAGAATATCGTTCTCACTTTAGCATGTGGGCATTAGTAAAA GCTCCTTTGCTGATTGGATGCGATTTGCGATCCATGGATAACACGACTTTTGAACTACTTAGCAACAAGGAGGTTATTGCCGTCAATCAAg ATAGGCTAGGCGTTCAAGGGCGAAAGGTCAAGAAGAACGATGATCTTGAG GTCCATTGA